The DNA window TCCCGGACTCCTCTCAATTTATCGCAAACAACATGCGACGAGATTCCGAGATCCGCGGCGACGACAATATTCAAATCCTGCTCGACACGTACAATGATCGGCAAAACGGCTTCTTTTTCTCTGTCAATCCCCTCGGGGCGCAAAGCGATTTGATGCTCTCCAACGAGGGGCGAACCTATAACCGCGACTGGGATTGCAATTGGACCGCCCGCACCAGACACTATCCCGATCGATGGACAGTCGAAATCGAAATCCCGTTCAGCCAACTGCGGTTTAAGCAAGCTGCCGACGCCACATGGGGCATCAATCTCGCGCGCTATATTGCCCGAAAAAACCTGGCGACCCAGCTCGTCGTCGGCCAGCAGACTTCTTCATCCACAGAGCGTTACCGCACGGCGGACATCGGCGAACTTCACGGCCTCCAACACATTCGCGCCAGACGTCCGATTTATCTCAAACCCTACGCTTTGCCGGGCACGACCATGGACGATCAGGCAATCAACCCCTCTGAAAGCCGCACATTTGAAACGGGCCTCGATCTGCGCTATGGCATCACGTCAAATATCTCGCTCGACTTATCCTACAACACGGATTTCGCACAGGTAGAAGGCGACCAGGAACAAACCAACCTGACGCAGTTCCGCCTCTTCTTCCCCGAAAAACGCGAGTTCTTTCTCGAGGGCGCCAACCTATTCCAATTTGGCGAACAAGCGCGAAGAACCGGCAGCGGCACCAGACCACCCACCCTCCTTTTTTACACCAGACGCATCGGCCTTGAAAAAGGGAAAAAAATCCCGATTATCGTCGGTTCAAAAATCGCGGGAAAAGAGGGACGAACGAGTATTGGCGGTCTCAATGTGCTGACCGACGCGGCATTGTTTGCCGAAGATGGAGACACAGTCCAGGTACACCGCACCAACTACTCGGTCCTCAGCATAAGACGCGACGTATTCGCGCGGTCAAACTTCGGTTTCATCATGGTCAACAAACAAATCGATGACCCTCACGAGGGATGGAACCAGTACAACCGCGCGGGGGGTGTTGATTTCAACTATTCTCCAACGTCAACCTTGAATTTCCAGGCTTTTGCAGCGCGAACATGGGATTCGCAGATTGACAACGCAGACGATGCGCGGTTTGCATCTATGAATTACCGCGGCACCAAATATTGGGCGCGTCTAAAATTTCTCGATGTCGAGGAACAATTTGAACCCGCTGTGGGATTCATCAATAGCAGAAGTGGATTGGAAGGTTTCAGACGCTATGACCTCTATGCGCGCTACCGACCCAGACCGAAATTCGCCAATATTCGCTACATGTCAATCGGTCCCGAAGCGCAAATCTTTACAGACCGCGACAACAATGTGAAATACTGGACAGCCGCACTCTCGGTATATACGATCTTCAATACCGGCGACTACTGGCGGAACGAATTAAAACGCACGCGCGACGTGGTTGATGAAGAATTCTCTCCCTCTGCGCGAAACAAAGATGTAATCATCCCCCCCGGGGAATATACCTTCACGTCATTTACCACGGGACCGCGACCCAGCCGATCTCGAAAATTGCGCCCCGGCATCGTCTTCGAGGCAGGCACATACTACACGGGAAGACGCTATACCATACGCTCGGAAAGTGCTTTTCGCCCCTCTGGCCAACTGTCTTATGAAGTCGAATATCAGGGCGACTGGGTCCGACTCCCCCAGGGTAATTTTAATATTCACACACTCAGCAATCGCCTGCAATACTCCTTTTCCACAGACTTTTTTGTCAAACTCTTTGTGCAGTGGAACAACGACAAAGAGTTCGCAAGCGCAAATTTTCTCCTCAACTACCGGTATCGCCCCGGCAGCGACATCTTTCTCGTCTTCGACAGCGCTTATGGCACCGATCCGACCTTAACCCGGCGAAACCGCTCAGTGCTCCTCAAACTCTCCTACCTTCTGGGGCTGTGACGAATCTACGGAACGGGGCACAACTGGCCGCCTCTCAGGCCAGTTCATCTACGCCCCCCCATCTTCCCAAAATCAGTGTGTCTCGCAATTCGTCTATTCGTCTATTCGTCTAACAGCCAGCGCGACGGCTTCGCCTCCGCCAATGCAGAGTGAGGCAATGCCAATGCGCTTATCGGTGCTTTTCAAGGCGTGAATAAGCGTTACGAGAATGCGCGTGCCGCTCGCCCCAATGGGATGCCCCAGCGCGACAGCACCGCCATTGACATTGAGTTTTTCCGCCGGAATGCCCAGATCCTGAGCCGCCGCCATTGGAACGCCAGAAAAGGCTTCGTTGATTTCAAACAGGTCGATATCTGAGACCTTAAGGGAGAGCCTGGACAAAAGTTTGGAGATGGCACCAATAGGCGCGAGCGTGAACCACTCCGGCTCCTGTGCGTGTGTGGCATAACCCAAAATCTCAACTTCGGGTGCAATACCGCAATCTTCTGCTTTTTCGCCAGAAAGGACAATAACAGACGCTGCGCCATCGTTGATACTCGACGCATTGCCGGGCGTCACCGTGCCATCTTTTGAAAACGCAGGGCGCAGTTGGCGGAGCTTGTCCTCGTCAAATCTCAGAGGTTCCTCATCCCGATCTATGGTTGTAATTATCTTGCCAGAAGGTGCATCTATGGGTACAATCTCGCTACGGAAACGGCCTTCTCTATCGGCGCAAAGAGCTTTTTTATAGCTACTAATGGCAAAATCATCCTGGTCTTCGCGCGAAAAATTGTAGCGCTCAGCACATTGGTCACCACATGTACCCATATGCAGGTCATTGTACACATCCCACAAGCCATCGCGGATCATTGAGTCAACGAGTTCGCCTGTCCCAAGCCTGTACCCCGTTCGCGCATTTTCGAGAAGATAGGGCGCGCGACTCATGTTTTCCGTGCCCCCTGCGAGAATCAAGTCGGCATCGCCACACTGAATGGCCTGCGCGGCGAGCATAATGGATTTGAGGCCCGAACCGCAAACTTTGTTGACCGTTGTCGCCCCGACCGAAGTATCGAGACCCGCGCCAATAGCAACCTGGCGCGCGACATTTTGACCCAGGCCAGCACTGAGCACATTGCCAAAAATCACTTCATCAATTTCATCGCCGATTATGTCTGCCTGCGCTATCGAAGCCGCCGCGACCGCACTGCCCAATTCCGGTGCAGACACCTCGGCAAAGCCGCCCGTAAATCCACCAATAGCCGTGCGCTTGCTTCCAGTGATATAAATGTGTTTCATAGTCATTCCTCCATTTTACTATTAAGATACGTCCAGACCTGAAAATAATGCAAAAAATAAGAGATAAAAGGTGAAATATCCAATCGCCATTGCCCTGTGTAGTATCCTGTGTACATTAATCCTCATGATGTCCTGTTCTGTCCCCCCCGATGGCAAAACTGTATTTATCGAATCGGGGTGTACAAGATGCCATGAAATCAACGGCTCTGGAGGCTCTCAAGGACCGCGATTAGAGGGCTTACAAAGCAAATGGACACCCGAATCACTGGAAGAATTTCTGATTGATCCCCCTGCGTACGCAAAAGACAATACCCGATTGCAGGCGTATGAAAAAAAATACCCGACGCCAATGCCCAGACTTGAAATCGCACCTGCACGGCGAAAAATACTCGTCCAATATCTACTTAAAAGGTATCCATGAAAAATCAGATTGACCAAAAATACGAGCGGATATACAGAGAGGTTGCCAAAATCCCCGAAGGTACTGTGGCAACTTATGGACAGATTGCCGAACAGGTTGGGTGTGGACCGCGCGAAGTGGGCAGAGCACTATCGGAATTGCCACCGCACACATCCTGTCCCTGGCATCGGGTCATCAATGCGCGGGGAATGGTGTCCATTCGCAGCGGGAATCACATGGCACATCACGACCAGGAAGCCCGCCTTGAAAGAGAAGGCATCGTATTTGTCAATGGTCGCGTCGATCTCGAAATTTACAGGTGGGAGGCTGATGTTTAAGACCCGAATCAAATTTGTGTATTGACAAGGATAATCGGTTTTTTTATCATTCACGCACTTAGGGGAGAAATACGTCTGTAAATACTGAGAAAGGGGATGCAGTGACCAAAGCTGATATTGTCAATCAGATTGCCGACGCTACGGGATTGACCAAAACAGATACCTCTGTCGTTGTAGAGGGCTTTCTCACCTCGCTCATCGCAGCAATGGAGCAGGGTGAACACATCGAAATCCGCGGTTTTGGCACATTTAAAGTCGTTCACCGCGCACCGCGCACAGGTCGCAATCCCAAAACTGGCGAGGTTGTCAAAATTCCCTCGCGCGCAACGCCCGTGTTCAAACCCTCACGCGAACTGCGTAATTCTATTGCTGAGGTCTCTGTTATTCCATCCAGCTAATGCACCCACAGGAGGTAGCTCTTGCCCAGCGGAAAAAAGCGCAAACGCGCAAAAATCGCAACGCATAAGCGAAAAAAAAGGCGCCGAAGAGATCGACATAAAAAGAAAATCTAAAGGCGATATACTACACTGACGCTATGGACTTAGCCCCTGACATTGTACCTGGATATGCCGGCATTTTCAGTCACAAACGGCTGTGATACACTCCGGTATAGACCAATGAAGGCAGGGGCCTATCCGTAGTCTGCCCTCTGCGGCATTAGCTCAGTTGGATAGAGCACTGGTCTCCGGAACCAGAGGTCACAGGTTCGAATCCTGTATGTCGCACCACAACCAATGGGGCGAGAGTCACAAACGACTCTCGCCCCATTTTTTCGTCTCACTTCACTATGTCTATGCGTCTAGTACCAGACCCCACAACTTCTGAATAAGCGCATCCAGGCCCTGACCTGTGACAGAGGAAATTCCCATATCTGTTTGCCCCTGAAAAAATGGCCCTTTGCGTTGTTCGGGTGGCAACAAGTCCAGCTTAGTAGCAATAAGCATCGCGGGTTTTTCGCGCAATACGGGACTGAAACGATCGAGTTCTTCTCTCAAAACTGACAGATCGTATTCGGGATTGGGGCTGGTGACATCGACCATAAAAAGGAGAACGCGTGTGCGTTCAATATGACGCAAAAACTGAAACCCAAGCCCTTTGCCGCGATGCGCGCCTTCAATCAGGCCGGGAATGTCTGCCATAACAAAGCTATCGTAATCGCCACATTTGACAATGCCCAGATTGGGCTGCAGGGTCGTAAAGGGATAATCGGCAATTTTGGGCTGTGCCGAAGACACTCTGGATAGAAGGGTCGATTTGCCCGCATTTGGATGGCCGACCAGACCGACATCGGCGATGAGTTTGAGTTCGAGTTCCAGATGGCGTTCTCGCCCCGCTTTTCCAGGCTGGACATACTCTGGCGCTCTATTCGTCGGCGTGGCAAAACGCGCATTCCCACGACCACCACGACCACCCTCGACCAAAACAACGCGCTGCCCCGGCTCGGTCAAATCCGCGAGAATTTCGCCCGTTTCTGTATCCCTTATAAGCGTGCCAACCGGCACGGGAATTTCTGCATCTTCGCCACGACGTCCCGCTCTCTTTTGCCCCGATCCATGTTCTCCATGCCCTGCGCTCAGGTGTTGTCGATACCGATAATCGAGCAGTGTGGAAAGACGCGGGTCCGCTATAAAAACGACATCCCCCCCATTGCCGCCATCGCCACCATCTGGCCCACCTCGCGGCACATGCTTTTCTCGGCGAAAGCTTTTGCATCCATTGCCGCCGCTACCCGAACGGGCATAAATTCTGGTTAAATCGACAAACATGGGAAAATTCGCTATGTTGCGGACGCTGCCTGTGCGCTATTTCTCAAAAGCAGGGCCTCTTCAATGGGAATGTGCTCATCTGCGCTGTTGATGAGGTCCCTCGCCGTATTGTAGGTAAAGGAAATGACCTCAACGCGCGGTCCCAGAGTTTTAACGAGATCGACCAGAGGTACAAAATCGCCGTCACCACTCACGAGAACCACGACATCGAGTTTATCGACAAATCGCATGATATCAATGGCCATGCCCATGTCCCAATCGCCTTTAGCCGATCCATCGCTGCGCTGCCGCAAATCTTTCCTTTTTACTTCATAGCTCTTCTGCTGGAGCATTGAGATAAAGTTACTCTGGTCAACATCTGGCGATTGCACGACATAGGCAATAGCGCGGATCAAGCGGCGTTTGCCCACACTGAGTTCCATCAATTTTTCAAAATCGAGACGCGCATTAAACGGTTTTGCAGCATAAAAAATATTCTGTACATCGACAAATATCCCAACCCGCAATTCGGGCGCGGGAATGGCCGTGCGCCGATCTAACCGGGCGCGGGCATTGGCCTGTAGAGCAGCGATATTTTTCTGGATGGCGTCGAGAGTGTCAAAAATTTCCCGGCGCTCTCTGGCACCGCTAATAGCCTCTTTATAGACTCTGGACTTAATCTCTCGAAGGTCTCGAATTGAAGCCTGTGCCATGTTGATCTGATCTAATTTTCGCTCAATACGCGCTATTGCCTCTTGTACTTTTTTAATCTGTTCTTGAAAGTCTGCCATGTGTTATGGAGTCTCCGATATGAGTTTGTGTAACCCCGCGCCAAGGGCAAGGGCAAATCCGCTCGCCTGTCCGAGTTCTGCGCGATCTCGTTTTGACAACTGCACAGTGTCTATACCGCGAAAAATTGGATATTCTACAAGGTTGAGGTCTGCTGGTGGATCAATGGCCTGTATATCCCCCGATAGATAAACCCGTTTGCAGGGTCGATGTGGAGAACTGGAGATAGAGAACCAGCGTTGCAGACGCAAAGAATCGGGGCTTGCTGTTTCAACATCGACTAATATACCATTTTCCACAGAAATATAAAAAGCCCCAGAGGAGTCGCTGTGAATAGCCATTTGCCTACCCGCTTCCTCCCATACGCGAGCGGGCAGTCCCGCACAAAATAGAGCCAGCGGAGCAACGGAGAGATGCAGGTGGGTTTCTCCCAGAGCAGAACACAGAGTTTCGTGTGCGTCAATCACCCCGTTGCGCACTGCGGTCCAAAAAGCTGCGCGCCCCACCGCAATAAAGTCGATCACACAATTGTCAATAGGAGAAATAAGTGCCTGTGATGCTTCCCAAAAAATCTGCTCGCGGCGATCTTCTTCCCCCGCGACTTCGAGAGGAATTTTTTGGATGTGATACAAACCACCCGAAAGACAAAAAGAGAGCGTACCAATCGGTTTTGGCAGGCTTTCAAGTGCTTGACCCAATTCCTCAACAAAAGATTTGGGTACTTCTTTTTGGGGATCAAAATCAAAAGCCTCTGATACGCGCTGGTTAATCAGACCCCTGAGATAGTACGCATTATCCAATTTTTCAAGATGGACCACGCGCAAGGTGTTGCCCAAAACATGAATGCCCGTAGCTGTACTCATGGCGTGCTCATCGTAAGGTGTGGTCGCAGGCGCTCAAGGGTTTTGGTACCAATACCCTTGACCTTTGTAATATCGTCAATGCGTTTAAATGCCCCATTCTCTTCGCGATAGATCACAATGCGTCCCGCAATTTGAGGCCCAATGCGGGGCAGCCGCTCAAACTCTTTTGCCGTTGCCGAGTTGATATCGATCAATTCCCTTGCCGGGGCAACTTCTACTTTTTCGTTTTTTTTAGAGGCATCCGCTTTTCCATCCGCCTCAGTTGGCGACAGGGATTGACCAACTTCTGCTTCTTCTCGAAGTGGAGCTTCCACGACATTTTTACGCACCTCAAAATCGGGGATGCGATCCGGATCTCTACTGTCGAGATAACGGATAACAATCCCCACAATCAGAACGCCGCAAAGCATCAACAGAATAATTTGTTCGTTGCGGTTAAAAGTGAACACAAAAAAGTCCTTTTACTGAAATCCGATTTCACCCCAGAATCGAAAATCCCAGGTCACATTGGTGAGATCGCGCAGTTTGTCTTTGCGCCGTTCATGGCGGAACGTGGTACCGCCTGTAAATCGCGAGCTAAAGGCATATTGCGTACCCAGGCTAACAGACCAGGATGCCGAGTTTTGGCGGATAATGGGTTCGGCTGGCGCATCGGGTTCGGCACTTCGCGGCATTTCGGTTTGTGTATTCAAATTGCGCGAAAAGGAGAGCGTGAGATCCAGAGTGCGTTGAAATCTTCCGCGCAGCGAATAGCGAACATCTGCTTGCAAAGTACCGTTTTCCGTCAAAGTGGTTCCGATCAGACGATCGGCAAGGGTCGGTTGCACAGAAGCTGTATCGGCAGTCACATTGCGCTGATAGCGGATTTCATCATTGTTGCTTTGGCGGCGGCTAAATGTCGTATTCACATCGCCTTTCCAGCGCGCGCTCCACTGAAAAAGCGGATTATACGATATTTCTCTTGCATCGCTTGTCAAATAACGCGACGAGAGACTGAGGCTGCCATCACCCCGTCGGGTGCGCGATTCCTGGTATCCGAAACTGGCATTGGAACTAACCCAAAGCCGGCCGATCAAAGGCACGCGCTCAAGACCGCGCCAACTCGCGTCAAATTTGGGAAAGATGACCTGATCGTCTTTGCCGAGTATATTGCCCGTGCGTTCGTTTTCGGAATAATTGGCAGAGGTGTTGAAATTCAGGCCCAGAGGCAACCGAATACCACTGGATACCTGCGCCTGTCTTCGCACATTGCTGGCGTTGGTTCTCGTCCCCGTGGTCGCGACCACAATGGGGACCTGGATCGTATCGCGAAAGCCTAATTGATAGGCCAATGCAGGACGGTTCGTGAGGCCAAACAAATTATCTGATTTGTTCTGGGAAACACTGCTCGTCACATTCTGAAGGCGGCCACCCACTTTTCCAATCCATTGCAAGATGGAAAAACCACCGTCTTTACCTGATCTGCGCGTCCAGCGTTGAAACAAACTGGGCAGGTTGAGATTGATGCGCGCATTCGCCGTTTGCTGGCTATTGACCGTGAGTCCGCGCCGAATACTGCCGTATTGCACGCGCTCCCCACCGATTTCAAAGCGATCCGTGTACGTAGCCGAATACGATGGATTCACGGTAATCCAGTTTGAGATGCGCGGCGTAAATCTGAAGTTGAGCGATTGGTTGCGCGATACTTCACGTCCAAATTGGAGTTGGGTTAGAGCGTATCCATTTCGCAAGTCGCGGTTGATAGTGAGCGAATAATCGGCATTCAGGCTGCGAAATGGCGATAGTTTAATGGCATAACTTTCGGTCAGATTGAAAGTCTCTCGCACTGTATCAATCACATTTGACGTGTCGCCAGCGATGGCGCGAAATGAGGTCTGATCCGATA is part of the Gemmatimonadota bacterium genome and encodes:
- a CDS encoding DUF5916 domain-containing protein, encoding MQKIQTIAICLSILLTTTDLLANEGTVQQVSGDLVYVTGMNGLAPLWSNLTVQNGQEAGAQLEVIKELPELVVTRIVEANGTAVNTGDAVVLSSAQSGGSARKSKRIVYAARVDENPNVDGVLDDPVWSRATPIRGFVQRDPNYWMPSPEQTVVRIIYTDKSIYFGFECLVPDSSQFIANNMRRDSEIRGDDNIQILLDTYNDRQNGFFFSVNPLGAQSDLMLSNEGRTYNRDWDCNWTARTRHYPDRWTVEIEIPFSQLRFKQAADATWGINLARYIARKNLATQLVVGQQTSSSTERYRTADIGELHGLQHIRARRPIYLKPYALPGTTMDDQAINPSESRTFETGLDLRYGITSNISLDLSYNTDFAQVEGDQEQTNLTQFRLFFPEKREFFLEGANLFQFGEQARRTGSGTRPPTLLFYTRRIGLEKGKKIPIIVGSKIAGKEGRTSIGGLNVLTDAALFAEDGDTVQVHRTNYSVLSIRRDVFARSNFGFIMVNKQIDDPHEGWNQYNRAGGVDFNYSPTSTLNFQAFAARTWDSQIDNADDARFASMNYRGTKYWARLKFLDVEEQFEPAVGFINSRSGLEGFRRYDLYARYRPRPKFANIRYMSIGPEAQIFTDRDNNVKYWTAALSVYTIFNTGDYWRNELKRTRDVVDEEFSPSARNKDVIIPPGEYTFTSFTTGPRPSRSRKLRPGIVFEAGTYYTGRRYTIRSESAFRPSGQLSYEVEYQGDWVRLPQGNFNIHTLSNRLQYSFSTDFFVKLFVQWNNDKEFASANFLLNYRYRPGSDIFLVFDSAYGTDPTLTRRNRSVLLKLSYLLGL
- a CDS encoding integration host factor subunit beta; this translates as MTKADIVNQIADATGLTKTDTSVVVEGFLTSLIAAMEQGEHIEIRGFGTFKVVHRAPRTGRNPKTGEVVKIPSRATPVFKPSRELRNSIAEVSVIPSS
- the obgE gene encoding GTPase ObgE, which gives rise to MFVDLTRIYARSGSGGNGCKSFRREKHVPRGGPDGGDGGNGGDVVFIADPRLSTLLDYRYRQHLSAGHGEHGSGQKRAGRRGEDAEIPVPVGTLIRDTETGEILADLTEPGQRVVLVEGGRGGRGNARFATPTNRAPEYVQPGKAGRERHLELELKLIADVGLVGHPNAGKSTLLSRVSSAQPKIADYPFTTLQPNLGIVKCGDYDSFVMADIPGLIEGAHRGKGLGFQFLRHIERTRVLLFMVDVTSPNPEYDLSVLREELDRFSPVLREKPAMLIATKLDLLPPEQRKGPFFQGQTDMGISSVTGQGLDALIQKLWGLVLDA
- a CDS encoding NYN domain-containing protein — protein: MADFQEQIKKVQEAIARIERKLDQINMAQASIRDLREIKSRVYKEAISGARERREIFDTLDAIQKNIAALQANARARLDRRTAIPAPELRVGIFVDVQNIFYAAKPFNARLDFEKLMELSVGKRRLIRAIAYVVQSPDVDQSNFISMLQQKSYEVKRKDLRQRSDGSAKGDWDMGMAIDIMRFVDKLDVVVLVSGDGDFVPLVDLVKTLGPRVEVISFTYNTARDLINSADEHIPIEEALLLRNSAQAASAT
- a CDS encoding helix-hairpin-helix domain-containing protein; its protein translation is MFTFNRNEQIILLMLCGVLIVGIVIRYLDSRDPDRIPDFEVRKNVVEAPLREEAEVGQSLSPTEADGKADASKKNEKVEVAPARELIDINSATAKEFERLPRIGPQIAGRIVIYREENGAFKRIDDITKVKGIGTKTLERLRPHLTMSTP
- a CDS encoding thiolase family protein, which codes for MKHIYITGSKRTAIGGFTGGFAEVSAPELGSAVAAASIAQADIIGDEIDEVIFGNVLSAGLGQNVARQVAIGAGLDTSVGATTVNKVCGSGLKSIMLAAQAIQCGDADLILAGGTENMSRAPYLLENARTGYRLGTGELVDSMIRDGLWDVYNDLHMGTCGDQCAERYNFSREDQDDFAISSYKKALCADREGRFRSEIVPIDAPSGKIITTIDRDEEPLRFDEDKLRQLRPAFSKDGTVTPGNASSINDGAASVIVLSGEKAEDCGIAPEVEILGYATHAQEPEWFTLAPIGAISKLLSRLSLKVSDIDLFEINEAFSGVPMAAAQDLGIPAEKLNVNGGAVALGHPIGASGTRILVTLIHALKSTDKRIGIASLCIGGGEAVALAVRRIDE
- a CDS encoding MGMT family protein codes for the protein MKNQIDQKYERIYREVAKIPEGTVATYGQIAEQVGCGPREVGRALSELPPHTSCPWHRVINARGMVSIRSGNHMAHHDQEARLEREGIVFVNGRVDLEIYRWEADV
- a CDS encoding c-type cytochrome: MKYPIAIALCSILCTLILMMSCSVPPDGKTVFIESGCTRCHEINGSGGSQGPRLEGLQSKWTPESLEEFLIDPPAYAKDNTRLQAYEKKYPTPMPRLEIAPARRKILVQYLLKRYP